taataacactaaactggagaaaaagaagaagacgacaaagaaaaagaagaacaatTTCTTGAAAGTACCTTTTGAGGATCAAACGCCTCCCAGTTGTTTACGATGCGGTTTTTGTAGTGTCCAAGATAATTAGCTGTAGCGTTCATAATTAGTGCAGTTGTGACGTTTTCTGCCAATGTTTGACTCGAATCCCATAGAGGACCCACAAGAGGCTGGGCTATGCCATTGACGACTTTGAAAGCCATTGTCCAACCTTAAGAAATTCCAAAAATATGTTTTGGAATACTTTTTTAAATAGTTTCCTCTGACAATTCATGTAGACATTTTACTTAACTTTGTATTAAACAGGGTCAAACTTTTCACTATGAAGATATAACGATGCTGACATTACCCcttcatcaacttgtttcatgatacaaaattttaaaattttacatcCCAGCTCTAAAGTTTCTATGGAAAGTAacatttcatatacattttccTTACCTCCTCCTTCCGTAACCTGGTCACAGAAAACCGGAAATGTCTGCGATTGTTTGTCCAAAATGTGatatattcctgtttttcgAGGAGCTTCTGAACAATTTTTGTAAACTAAGAAAAACCATGAAACGAggaaaaatgaagcaaatatatgaaggaaaaaaaagacagacaTTGCAAGGAACTTTGCAATGTCTGTCTTTTAGAAAGCAACCGGTGACGTACTCTCTATGTGATACGAAATAGCCTCAGTTATAGCAAATAGCTTCATAGCAAATATAGatgatattacatgcccgcccGTGGATAtaaattttatcttcgagtggtcaactcgatgtCTCACGAGTGAGAGCAGTGAAgctgtaatattctgtttattatataaacaccagtgaaatatcaaatcagcttgctttcaaagccGCGATTTATTaagtaaccataacgacggtgatctcttcacgagggtctcaatggggggggggggtccctttgacggttgacggttaaaaataagtcgttttgacggttgacggttaaattttaggtcatttgacggttgacggttaattttttggaatgacgtttataacacgaatttaaacccaaattattagcgtacttacatcacctcccttaccgctggacgaaatagaataatagaagaaatacaaatgaagcacaatttctgtcaaaatgacttataacttcactattctgattatttaacagcctttccgtgctgtgatttttataacattagttcagtgttaaacgaaAATGAATAGTATAAtcactatttagctcgctatcgctctcaccggtcaaaatttgaggcaaccctaagtcaagctgctgctgtgtttgaagggttttgcaaaaagcagacccgcggcccgcagcccacggcccgcgagcggcccgccagcccgaaggcctggcccggcggcccgcagcctagtcccggattttccatagtttttttgcccagcggtaaatccacgctcatgcacagacttgcatcgggtttgggcgtgaacatggaagaaggtgagtttgaattcgtttaccatttaaccatttgaatcgtttgacaatgcacttcctctctatagggttctgtcaacagacgaataaacagagaatgacaacgttttttcacttaacaacaagcagtgaaagaaaggatcgaaaaggattcaaatgattatgaaaatggaaaccaaattcaaagtttgcacgcccaaaccagatgcagatctgtgcatgcgcatgctgatttaccgctgggcaaaaaaattgtggaaaatcaggactaggCCACCGGGCCGTCGTGTGCCGTGGGCCTTGGGCCGTGGGCCGTGGGCCGCCGAGCCGCTGGGCCGCtaggccgcggacctgcttttatcaaaacccgtgttagaatgctgtaattttctgtcttaccgtttcccttcaccagacggtaaagttttgggtcaaatgagccgaggccaagtttgttgacTTGCTCTTTGAGTACCAGAATGTCggctaggtgttttttaaaattgtcgataccttgttttatactgTCTTCAGTGTCTGAAATGCGCGCTTTgtatctctcgatcggttttcctcccctcttcgatatatgctaatgaccgccttcacatcctagacatcgtgctttgtaagagcaaacgaacagcgatagcgaggtcatgtgaagtgacccgtgaagactgacgtttaacGAAACCGGAAGTGTgaaccgacggaagtcagttctgtcgcttttactcgagacaaacaagcacaaatatgcatttctgtgatatattaaaatgatcaattattaacggcatgagttgaccttatttaagtcaatcgTTCTCGATCGTTGAAGgttatctgagaagtttgacggctaattttggctcgctcatttgacggttgacggtaaaactattccgtttttgacggttgacggttaattttaaggccatttgacggttgacggttaaccccattgacgCCCtccttcacgtgtgaagataacatgttatcttcacgtgtgaagatatgaagttttcgcgggaaagctcactcgGTATTTCACTGGTGGTTATATAATAAACTGTGCTTCTGAATACTTCTTTGAATGCACAAAAATCTACAAAGACAAAACTCCCAAATATTTAAGGAAAAGAATTAAATTTTCTGCAAGTGGTTAGCTATCTTTGTTATAACTGGTAtaggaagaagaaaaacaagactGTAGTCAGTGCCTCTGATTTGTAGCTTTCTGCTACTTAGTAGTCTGTACCTTTTGGGTGACAGCTTCTTCCAAAGCTTCCATTGGCACAATGTCCATCTTTATGATTGAGAGGGCTACGTGTTCCTTTTTggcgtggtgaactctcacaaGGATTCTGCAGAgagaaattagaaaaaaagacaaaaggaaacaaaaaagatcCACACAGACTGGTGGAAGGGAATGGGGGGGGCGGAGAAATTAAAAGGATTAAAGGGATCAAGGTACATACTCAAGCCAAAGTCCAGAGAGCTTTGGCTGCCACTTTGCcatattttttaaataatttataaatcTAATTTATTCCTCAtcaaaaaataatttgattgaCTGCAAAACAAACAATAGAAGAAGCCAAAATGGGGGATGACTTGCCACTTTAATCACTCCCCCGCCTCGGATCAGCCctgattttttcttcattggGGTTAACCATGAAGCGCACTTGTCACTTGTTCGCCGAGCATCCGCGCCGACAAAAAAAGTCAGAAGCAACTGGAACAGTTTCGTGAGAACTTCAGTCAAACTCCAATAACTATGGAGAGAAGTTCATGCTCATGAACGTAGTACATGTTCGTATAAAACATACCGGAGTAGCGTAGTGGTGGAATTCCTGACTCAAAACAAAATCATCGGGAATCCTACACTTGTCAGTTGGAAGAAGTTGGCAAGCATATTGCTTAGAGTTGATATCTTGTACGGTGGCGACGTTGAATGAGAAACACAACACATTTTGAAGACAGGAAAAGGCACACTGGATGTACCGGGACACGCTGATGGTGGACAAAATATCTGACACATTTAACGAATGGTTCAGAAAGAATTCGAAGTATCCATGATGCTGATCTTCACTCCGTTGAATCTGCATAAGGTAAACAGAAATTAATGTACACTTACACCGGAACGCGGTGGGCTGATATTTCGCGAAAGCAATTTAGAAGTGGCATTTTTTTAAGGACGAGGGCGCCTAGTGTGATCATACATCAAGAGTTGCGGTCAAGGTcctgaaagctaaaattttaactaaaataaCCGAAAGGAATctgctgttaaaaaaaaattcacttcaGTAAAGAACGATTTTCTGTTGCTATTGATCTCGTTGTGTtgtttcaattgatttttttcctaTGCGTGAGTCATTTTGTTTATcacttaaaataaataaattttaattccATCAGTGGAGACAGTTCACATGTATCATTTTAGCGCTCGGGCGTCAGTTCAGTGATTTTCATTATTTACTTCCATTTTGGTTTCAACAGGCCCGAAAAGTATGGTGAAGGGAAGGGGCAGAGACTTTCCTCTCCTCAATTTCATCTCATAAGTATTGATATATGTGAGTAGGCTGAAGGCCAAGCGACAACCATTTCATTCGTTTCGTCAACCAATCGTAAatgcaaataagaaaaaaagcagCGCTGACCAGACAGTGATAGGAAGATGTATTATTTTGTCCAGTATTTGGAAAAGCACTGGCTGTCTTCGACAGGGtgttacaaattgtggctttcggaaactaATTCGTCACAATTTAAGAGAAAAAGTTGGAAATTTATATGGCATAGATGCAGTGAAAACTagcgcatttttttttgttggatgattttgtttgttttaaataCAATGTTAGAACAAATCTTTTGACGTTTTGGTGAAAAGCCGAACAAAATCCAGACGAATCAATTGTATGCCATTCTGTTGGTTTTCAAGGGTCGGATTACATGGATAGAAGTGATCGATTTAATATATATAGGCGTTGCGGCATTCACTGAACTTCATTAGATATTTGACGCGTTCTAAGCTGCTCTTAGAACCTACAGATGAGTTAGGAAAACACCCAATTTGCCAAAACCTTGAGTTGATCAGTCCGACCTTAGGATTCACCTGTTTGACATTCACCTCTCCCGGTTCTGGAACAGGCTAATCAGCGTTCTCGAACTAATCAGCTGCAGAGAAATGAGTAATTTATATATTTGTACTTGAAGTACCTAGAGCTTGAAAAGGCGTATATAACGGTTGGTTATCTTGGTCCCATAGACCAATTCGTCCACTTGGCTATGTTTAAGTCATGTGAATTGTTTGATTCCGGTTTAGCTCAAACCTGGGAGTTGATTACATTTACTGGAGAACTTGTTTATAGAACTCCTACACGGTATGGTTCAAGGTTGTAAGGACGTTAAGAGGCAAATCAAAAAAATTGCATAACACGCGTTTATGTAGAACAAGATTGACTGCGATAATACTGAATATTTCGCTAAGGACATCGTTTAAGACAAAGACACTATCGCTTGGATTGAATGCAAAGCCttggaacgaaaaaaaaagaaaataggaaaTATGTTTTCGCTCAGTTTGGCTTCCTAAAACAAGTTCCCTGTGTGAAACACCTGTAGTGAATTGATGACGTAAGTATCGCACTTCTTCCTTAGTGACCTCGTCTCGTTGCATAAAAGTTTGGCTCGAGCTAGCCGTTTAGAATGTTATTCTTATGTTTGAAACAAAGCCTTGTGTTTGAGGGTAGTCAGGCTCCATAAAAAGTGATTAAACACGGATACGATTGCTTGGTAACCGATTGTAAGATTTCCAAGCCGCAGACGCTCGTACATGTTGATAACTAAGATTGGTCGTGACCGTGGTTCATTCGAAGCGTAAATAATCAGCCGCTTAAACTAGATATACCAGAATTACGGCCAGGGGTACTGTCACGTTTATTTTCTTGTCCATTTATAAGTAAACTACTATAATCAAAAGTTCGGAATTGTTTGCTAGGAATCTATACGGCAAAAAGAAGTTCGAGGAAGTTAGATTAACACGATTTAGCACAAGAACTCGGCGCGACAATTGACCCTTACGTGTCTGCAGTCCGAAATTAAATTTGGAACCTTAGAAGAAAAAATGATTCGACACAAAATCGTGTGTAATATTTTGGATAATGGGCTCAGCAAAAAGCTATTAGAAGAATAGGATCTCACACAGGAGAAATGCATCAATTATTGCAAGGCAGCTGAGGCAGCTAATAGTGAGTTCAAGGATAACTCTGATCACGGAGCCGAGCCTGTTCATCAAATAAGCAAATCTAAGGAGGCCAAGTGAccatcaaaacaaaacagaaaaaataacaaagagGTGAAAAATTGGAAATATTCTAGCAAAATGCATAAGTGGAATATGGAGAAATGCACAGCGTATGGGAAGATCTGTGAAAAGtgttcgaaaaaaaaaacacttcatttCTCTCTGTCAGCAGAAAACACAGCCACACAGAAGGCCCCAATCTCGCAACAGCATGCAGAGAAATAATCCAAAGGTGCATTAATTACACACAGA
This genomic stretch from Acropora muricata isolate sample 2 chromosome 5, ASM3666990v1, whole genome shotgun sequence harbors:
- the LOC136916746 gene encoding uncharacterized protein, which codes for MHLTSTILYIGVGFSIFIGFTGQQALIQRSEDQHHGYFEFFLNHSLNVSDILSTISVSRYIQCAFSCLQNVLCFSFNVATVQDINSKQYACQLLPTDKCRIPDDFVLSQEFHHYATPNPCESSPRQKGTRSPLNHKDGHCANGSFGRSCHPKVYKNCSEAPRKTGIYHILDKQSQTFPVFCDQVTEGGGWTMAFKVVNGIAQPLVGPLWDSSQTLAENVTTALIMNATANYLGHYKNRIVNNWEAFDPQKVRVVLYKNGSEVLSMSFNAVGTNRRNWFSQARLLSSPWTDLKTASHLQHFDITGSHKRYFEITHNYGGCDNDQGWLVVGNGECPWERHGSSNSSSIRFSKLRTETNWNHFDSVSVADVLAVFIR